From the Anaerolineales bacterium genome, one window contains:
- a CDS encoding SMC family ATPase, with amino-acid sequence MIPIRLAIAGFLSYRKPVELDFTQFDLACISGPNGAGKSALLDAMTFALFGQARARGDALINTHREVKAAEVTLTFGYEGNVYRVQRIAQRDKPTLLEFQIQTGEDKWKALTERTLRDTEARIYDTLRLDYETFVNASFFLQGAADQFTQQRPAERKRILGNVLGLEIWETYRLRTGERRKVVENQISVLQGRLQEINQELDQEPQRKARLKELQEQVKALNEARLAQEAVMDGLRIRTTAVKQQRALVATLEEQLLRLQTQLEENQVRLQERQAEQAEYAALLAEAKEIEAGYKQWQAAREQIARLDQVAAQFREQESRRNAPLRQIETEQARLETELENLRKDEANLQQLLATQPELEAEKKTVEAEVTRMQAQFAKQSDWDAQLKQQRALQTKVETENPMLRDEMVSLRAKIDQMEKAEGSAACPTCGQPLTEEHRLSVIAELTVEGKQMGDRYRANSQERQQVAQRVTKLENDLAQLAQLDDVLSGKTIRLAELNTRLAEIARVEAAWVEQRAPRLAEIEAALQQGSFAAEARAALAAVDAELKQTGYDAAAHDAARGQELEARPVEQRMRALEQARAASKPLEREIKDLLKQQTALEKERAAQQPAHQQALEALAPLTADLPDVDAMEKAILESQQRENQARTALGAAQQEVDVLDTLRARRTEYLAEREALAGQVAQFQTLERAFGKDGVPAMLIEQALPQIESKANELLERLSAGTMNIRFVTQQKYKDSKREDLRETLDIQISDRAGEREYEMFSGGEAFRINFAIRLALSEVLAQRAGARLQTLVIDEGFGSQDEPGRQRLVEAISQVRQDFAKILVITHIDALKDAFPNRIEVEKGPEGSTLHVI; translated from the coding sequence GTCTATCGCGTGCAGCGCATCGCCCAGCGTGACAAGCCCACCCTGCTGGAGTTCCAGATCCAGACCGGCGAAGACAAATGGAAGGCGCTCACCGAGCGCACGCTGCGCGACACCGAAGCGCGCATTTATGACACCCTGCGCCTGGACTACGAAACCTTCGTGAACGCCTCGTTCTTCTTGCAGGGCGCCGCAGATCAGTTCACCCAGCAGCGCCCGGCGGAACGCAAACGCATCCTGGGCAATGTGCTCGGCCTGGAAATTTGGGAGACCTACCGCCTGCGCACGGGGGAGCGCCGCAAAGTGGTGGAGAACCAGATCAGCGTGCTGCAAGGCCGCCTGCAGGAGATCAACCAGGAGCTGGACCAGGAACCCCAGCGCAAAGCGCGCCTGAAAGAGCTGCAGGAACAAGTCAAGGCGCTCAACGAAGCGCGCCTGGCCCAGGAAGCCGTGATGGATGGCCTGCGCATTCGCACCACGGCGGTCAAACAGCAGCGCGCCCTGGTGGCCACGCTGGAAGAGCAGCTGCTGCGCCTGCAAACTCAGCTGGAAGAGAACCAGGTCCGCTTGCAGGAGCGCCAGGCTGAGCAGGCCGAGTACGCCGCCCTGCTGGCCGAGGCCAAAGAGATCGAGGCGGGCTACAAGCAATGGCAGGCCGCCCGCGAGCAGATCGCCCGTCTGGACCAGGTTGCGGCCCAGTTCCGCGAACAGGAGAGCCGCCGCAACGCGCCCCTGCGCCAGATCGAAACCGAGCAGGCCCGCCTGGAGACCGAGCTGGAGAACCTGCGCAAAGACGAAGCCAACCTGCAGCAGTTGTTGGCCACCCAGCCGGAGCTGGAGGCCGAAAAGAAGACCGTCGAAGCCGAAGTGACCCGCATGCAGGCGCAGTTTGCCAAGCAGAGCGACTGGGACGCGCAGCTGAAGCAGCAGCGCGCCCTGCAAACCAAGGTTGAGACCGAAAACCCGATGTTGCGCGATGAGATGGTCAGCCTCAGGGCCAAGATCGACCAGATGGAAAAGGCTGAGGGTTCGGCGGCCTGCCCCACCTGCGGCCAGCCGCTGACCGAGGAGCACCGCCTGTCGGTCATCGCCGAACTGACCGTGGAAGGCAAGCAGATGGGCGATCGCTACCGGGCCAACAGCCAGGAGCGCCAACAGGTCGCTCAACGCGTGACCAAATTGGAGAACGACCTGGCCCAGTTGGCCCAGCTGGACGACGTGCTTTCCGGCAAGACCATCCGCCTGGCGGAGCTGAACACGCGCCTGGCCGAGATCGCCCGCGTGGAAGCCGCCTGGGTCGAGCAGCGCGCCCCGCGCCTGGCCGAGATCGAAGCCGCCCTGCAGCAGGGCAGCTTCGCCGCTGAGGCGCGCGCCGCCCTGGCCGCGGTGGATGCGGAGCTGAAGCAGACCGGCTATGACGCCGCCGCCCACGATGCGGCCCGGGGGCAGGAGCTGGAGGCCCGCCCGGTGGAGCAGCGCATGCGCGCCCTGGAGCAAGCCAGGGCTGCCTCCAAGCCGCTGGAGCGCGAGATCAAGGACCTGCTGAAACAGCAGACCGCCCTGGAGAAGGAACGCGCCGCCCAGCAGCCGGCCCACCAGCAGGCGCTGGAAGCCCTGGCCCCGCTGACCGCCGATCTGCCTGATGTGGATGCGATGGAAAAGGCGATCCTGGAGAGCCAGCAGCGTGAGAACCAGGCCCGCACCGCCCTGGGCGCCGCCCAGCAGGAGGTGGATGTGCTGGACACCCTGCGCGCCCGCCGCACGGAATACCTGGCCGAGCGCGAAGCGCTGGCCGGGCAGGTAGCCCAGTTCCAGACGCTGGAGCGCGCCTTCGGCAAAGACGGCGTGCCCGCCATGCTGATCGAACAGGCCTTGCCGCAGATCGAGAGCAAGGCCAATGAACTGCTGGAACGCCTGAGCGCCGGCACGATGAACATCCGCTTCGTCACCCAGCAAAAGTACAAGGACAGCAAACGCGAGGACCTGCGCGAAACGCTGGACATCCAGATCAGCGATCGGGCCGGCGAGCGCGAATACGAGATGTTCTCCGGCGGCGAAGCCTTCCGCATCAACTTCGCCATCCGCCTGGCGCTCTCCGAAGTGCTGGCCCAGCGCGCCGGCGCCCGCCTGCAGACCCTGGTGATCGACGAAGGCTTCGGCAGCCAGGACGAGCCCGGCCGCCAGCGCCTGGTGGAAGCCATCAGCCAGGTGCGCCAGGACTTCGCCAAGATCCTGGTCATCACCCACATCGACGCCCTCAAAGATGCCTTCCCCAACCGCATTGAAGTCGAAAAAGGCCCGGAAGGTTCTACCCTGCACGTAATCTAA